The DNA region TTTGCTATTAATGCTTTTTCAAAATTAATATCAGGAATTAGGGTATAAGCTTCACATAAAGTATTAAAAGTAGCTCCTGCATCTTTTTTGGCACTCCAGTTTGCGTTTGAATAATTAACATCATCAACTTGAATACAGCTTAGATTTGGATTGCCTATAAGACTTAGATATGCAAATTTAACATTGTTTGCATTCTTCAAATTTAAACTCGTTAATTGATTAGAATTAGAATATAAACCGACTAAGGCAGTATTTATGCTAACATCCAAAGTGGTTAGCTGATTTTTTGCACAATTTAAAAATTCTAAAGCTTTATTTTTGCTTACATCCAAATTTGTTAATTGATTAGATTGACAATATAGCTCTGTTAGAGTAGTGATTTTAGAAACATCCAAGTGGGTTAATTTATTTTCGCGACAATCCAGCAGATTTAAAGCTGTATTCTTACTTACATCTAAACTGGTTAATTGACTAGTATTACAGCCCAAAAATGTTAACGCAGTATTTGAGCTTACATCCAAAGCAGTATATTTGTTTGAACCCGAATCTAATTTTGTTAACGCTGTATTTACTTTAACGTCTAACGCTGTTAATTGATTTGCATAGCAGCTTAAATTAAGTAAAGCAATATTATTACTTACGTCTAAAGAGGTTATTCTATTGTTGTTACAGTCTAGAGTAGTCAGAGCGGTATTTTTACTTACATTTAGTGTTGTTAATGAATTTTGACCACAATACAAATCAGTTAATGATACAAAGTCTTGTATTCCTGTTAAATCTGAAATGTTACTTTTAGTAAGGTCTAAGAACTTTACAGTGCTAATATTATAAGTAAGAACTTTTCCATTTAATCCATCAGTGTCAATTCCTAAATTAATTAGTTTTTGTTCAAAATTTGAATCAGGAATTAAAGTGTAATTATTTGTATTTGCAGGTACGTACATAGCTGAAATTTCTTCCGGAGTTAAAACACGATTCCAAATAGCGATATCATCTATAGTTCCTTTAAAACCTTCTTTTACATTATCTCCAGAAATTCTTTGTCCAATTCTAAAAATGTTGTCAACAGTATTTAAATTTACAGCTTTTTCGCTCACAAATTTACCATTTGCATATACTGAAAGTTTAGTTCCATCATATGTAAGCGTAAAAAAGTACCAATCATTGTTAGAGTAATCAAAGTTGTTTACATAAAAGTCATCAGTAGATAAGTTGGTTCCACTTATCATTTGAAGATAACCTTTACTATAAATAGAAAGAGACAATCTTTGTAATTTAGCTAAGGTGCCATAATTAAAAATTGAGACTTCATATTTATTAGGATCAGAAAAAGCATCACTTGTTTTAAACCATCCAGAAATTGTTCTTAAAGAATTATTTTGAGGAATATTTGGTATAACCGCATCGATATAGCTGTTTACACCATCAAAACTATATGCAGTATTACTATTTCCGAATCGGTCTGATGTTAAAGTTGCGGCCGTAACAGTTCCATTTGATCCGTTTCCGCTAGTATCATTTGCATTTCCATTAAAAGGATAATAAGCAATCAAACCATTTGTTGGTATTTGTCCATTTCCAGGAGCCGATATAATGGTTACATCAACGACAAGTCTTAAACTTTCGCATCCGTTAATTGTTTGCGAAACATAATATTTACCTGTTTGCAGTGAAGTTGATAAACCTAAAGCACTTCCGCCAGTTGGAACATCAAACCATTTAAGATTAGATCCAACGGCTTTTAAGTCGGCAATTGTAGCACTAGTATTGAATGATTGTGCATTTGCAGTTGGGGGAGAAGTATTGCTTGCGTCAACAACTATAGAATTTGTGGTTATACAACCTTTAGTGTCTGTTGTATTTACGGTGTAAATTCCTGGGGACAAACCAGCAAATACATTTGAGGTTTGGTAATTAAAAACCGGCGAAATAGCATATAGGTATGGTGGTGTTCCACCAGTTGCTATAACAGTTAGACTTCCATTATTGCTATTACATGACGCATTTGTATTTGTTACTGTTGAATTAAGGATTGTTGGCTGCGTAATAGTGAAAATTTTTGTAATTGATAATGAAGCAGCATCTGTTACTGTACAAGAGTATTCGCCAGCATTCAATCCCGTAATAGAACTGGTTGTTTTTCCATTAGACCAAAGATAAGTATATGGAGCTGTTCCACCTGAAACAGACGTTATAGAAGCTGAACCATTTGTATCGCCAAAACATGTTATATTGTCTTGAGATGTTTTTATAATTAATGAGCCAAGACAATTTAAAACTGTTGGAATATTTTTATCAATAGATGTGCCGTCACCCAGCTGACCTAAGGAATTGCTCCCCCAAGCCCATAAACTTTCGTCTGTTTTCATGGCAACTGTATGAATAGACCCTCCGTCAATCATTTGCCAATTACTTTCTGTTCCTATTTGTACCGGAATAAGACTATTGATTTTTGTACCATTTCCGAATTCACCATCAGAATTAAAACCCCAAGCCCATAAAGATCCGTCTGTTTTTATAGCAATTGTATAATTTACTCCTCCGTCTACAGTTTTCCAATCTGTTGATGTTCCAATTTGTGTTGGAACATTTTTAGTTGTTGTAGTACCATCTCCTAATGCTCCGTAAGTATTATCCCCCCAGATCCATAAAGTTCCATCCGTTTTTGTTGCAATTGTATGATCACTTCCAGCAGCTATTGTTTTCCAATTGGTTGCCGTTCCTATTTGTTTTGGTACACGGCTGTTTGTTGTAGTACCATCTCCTAATGCACCTAAAGTATTTTTTCCCCAAGCCCATAAAGTGCCATCTTTTTTCAAGGCAACCGTATGAAGCTTTCCCGCTACTACGTTTTGCCAATCGTTTGCTGTTCCTACTTGTGTTGGAATGTTTTTATCAAGAGTGGTGCCATTTCCTAATTGCCCGGAAAAGTTATTTCCCCAAGCCCATAAAGTGCCATCGGTTTTTAAAGCAACTGTATGACCATATCCGGCTACTATTGTTTGCCAATTTTTTGATGTTCCTATTTGTTGTGGAGGGTTAAAATTAGTGGTATATGAGCCATTTCCTATTTGTCCTAAACCACCATATCCCCAAGCCCATAAAGAGCCATCTGCTTTTAGAGCAACTGTATGAGCCCAGCCTGCAGCCACTGTTTTCCAATCATTCGCAATTCCTATTTTTGTAGGAATATTTATAGTTGTAGGTGTGCTATTGCCTAATTGTCCTTGGTCATTACTTCCCCACGTCCATAACGTACCGTCTGTTCTTACGGCAATTGTATGATTGTATCCGGCAGCACCTGTTTTCCAGCATTGAGCTTTTATTTGTAAACATGAAAATATTAAAAGTAAAAGTAAAATTTTTCTCATATGATAAAGATTTCGATTGTTTATAGTATGGTTTTGATTTAAATCTATTTTTGTTTTCATAGATTCAGTTTAAGATCATCGCGCAATTATATCCATTTTAATTGGATTTTCCTTACGGGAAGCCGTAAAGGAACTTTCTTTTTAAATTTTCTATAAATTTCGATCAAAGCGAAATCAATATATTTGTTAGAAAATTAATGTAAATTACTGCCCTAAAAGAATTTAATAAATTTTAGAATCTATTTTGGAAAGGATTAAAATTCATAACACAGTGTTAACAGTTAGCTTTTTGTAACAAAAAATCATAATTTAGGCCCATCTTTTAACTTTACATTATATACAGATACATGAGTCATATAAAACCTTTTACTTTATCAGCTTGGGTATTACTTGCTTTAGCAGGTAGCGCAACCGCACAGGCACAAGTTTCAACTTCAAAGCAGGCAATTACAGCACCTTTAGCAATTGTCAAAAAAGCACCACTTAGCGAAAATGAATTAAAAAGATGGAGTCATCTTGATTTAATCAAAGATTCGATTCCGGGAATGAGTGTTGATAGGGCTTACGCCGAATTATTACAAGGAAAAACCGGTAAAAAAGTAATTGTAGGTATCGTAGATTCTGGTGTCGATATTGAGCATCCGGATTTACAAGGAATGATCTGGACAAACCCTAAAGAAATTCCGGGTAACGGAATCGATGACGATAAAAACGGATTTATCGATGACGTTCACGGATGGAATTTCCTTGGTGATGCCGTTCATGAAAACCTTGAAATGACACGTATCGTTAAAAAAGGTGATGACGGATCAGCACAATACAAAGCAGCTTTAGCACAATATGAAGAAAAATCAAGCAAAGTTCTGGAAGACAAACAACAAGTAGACTTTTTACTAGATGTTCATAATACTATTAAAAAGGAGTTGAATAAAACGACTTACAAACTTGAAGATTTAAGCACAATTACTTCAACAGATCCAAAAGTGGTTAGAAGTAAAATGATTATGACTCAAATTTTTACTAACGGAGGACCAACTTTTGATCCTGAAGCCGAATTAGAAGATTATAGAGAATCAGTTTACGACCAATTCAATTATAATTTGAACAAAGATTATGACGGAAGAAAAATTGTAGGCGATAATCCTGAAGACATTAAAAACACTCATTATGGTAATAATGTTGTTTTTGGTCCGGATAAAGAAAAGGCACTTCACGGAACTCACGTTGCCGGAATTATTGGCCAAATTCGTGGAAATAATTTAGGAGGAGACGGTGTTTCTAATAATGTCGAAATCTTGACTGTAAGAGCTGTTCCTGATGGAGATGAGTACGATAAAGATATCGCATTAGCAATTCGTTATGCAGTAGATAATGGAGCAAAAGTAATTAACGGAAGTTTCGGAAAAAGTTTTTCTCCACACAAACAATGGGTTTATGATGCGATAAAATATGCTGCTAAAAAAGATGTTTTAATTGTGCATGCAGCCGGTAATGACGGATACAATATTGATGAAACAAAAAACATCAATTACCCAAATGATTCTGAAGATAACATCAAAGAATTTGCTAATAATGTAATTACGATTGGAGCTATAAATAACCACTACGGAGAAACTGTAGTAGCCGGTTTTTCTAACTTCGGAAAAATAAACGTTGACGTTTTTGCTCCGGGAGAAGAGATCTATGCAACAGTTCCAAACAATAAATACAAATATTTACAAGGAACATCAATGGCGTCGCCAAATGCAGCCGGAGTTGCAGCGTTGATTCGTTCATATTATCCAAAACTAAAAGCAGCTCAGGTAAAACAAATTTTAATGGATTCAGGAGTTGCTCTTCCATCAAAGGTGGTTTTAGGTGAAAATCCAAATCGAGATGAAAAAGCTGTTGCAGTTTCTTCTGCTGAGTCATCACGAACAGCTAAAATGGTCAATGCTTATAATGCTTTATTAATGGCAGAAAAAATGTCTAAGAAATAAAATAAAAATAGAATACTAATCTAATGGAAGAGTGGCAACTCTTCCATTTTTATTAAAATTATCATGCGAAAAATTATAGTACTATCTTTTTTGAGTTTAGGTTTAAACTCAGTATTTGCACAAAATGCTCCCTATTGGCAACAACATGTTGATTACAAAATGGAAGTATCTATGGATGTAAAAAACTATCAATACAAAGGAAAACAGGAATTGGTTTATACCAATAATTCACCTGATACTTTAAGAAAAGTTTTTTATCATTTATATCCAAATGCTTTTCAGCCAGGAAGTGAAATGGATGCACGCCTGCATTCTATAAAAGATCCTGACGGAAGAATGGTTAGTAAAGTAAAAGATGCCGATGGTAAAGAGGTAAAACAAAGCCGAATTGAAACGTTGAAGCCAAATGAAATTGGGTATTTAAAAATTACAAATCTTAAACAAGATGGAGTAACGGCTCAAACCAGAACATCAGGAACTATTCTTGAAGTTACTCTGGCTAAGCCAATTTTACCTAATTCAACAACTACATTTACGTTAGATTTTGACGGACAAGTTCCGGTTCAAATTCGTCGTTCAGGTCGTAATAATTCAGAAGGTGTAGAGCTTTCAATGTCACAATGGTATCCAAAATTAGCCGAATTTGATTTCGAAGGCTGGCATGCAGATCCGTATATTGCCAGAGAATTTCACGGCGTTTGGGGTAATTTTGATGTAAAAATCACAATCGATAAAGACTATACAATTGGAGGTTCAGGATATTTACAAGACAAAAACCAAATTGGGCACGGATACGAAGATGCTGGTGTAACAGTTGTTTATCCAAAAAAGACAAAAACATTAACATGGCATTTTATTGCGCCAATGGTACACGATTTTACCTGGGCTGCAGACAAAGAATATGTACATGATATTGTAAAAGGACCAAATGATGTTGATTTACATTATTTCTACAAAAACAATCCAAAAACCGCTGAAAACTGGAAAAAGTTAGAGCCTTTAATGGCTAAAGTAATGGATTTTTACAACCATAAAGTTGGTGCATATCCATACAAACAATATTCATTTATTCAAGGTGGAGACGGCGGAATGGAGTATGCAATGTGTACTTTAATGCTAGGAAACGGAACTCTTGAAGGTATTCTGGGAACAGCAACTCACGAAATGGGACATTCTTGGTTTCAGCATATTTTAGCTTCAAACGAATCAAAACACCCATGGATGGATGAAGGTTTTACAACTTACATCGAAGACATGGCTTTGAATGAATTAAAGGGAGATAAAAAAGTTGAGAATCCGTTTAAAGGAAATTATGCAGCTTACTATAAATTAGTAGAATCCGGAAAAGAACAACCACAAACGACTCATGGAGATCGTTATGATGAAAACAGACCTTACAGTATTTCATCTTATGTAAAAGGAAGTATCTTTTTATCACAATTAGAATATGTAATTGGTAAAGACAATGTAGATGCAACTTTAAAAAGATATTACAACGATTTTAAATTCAAACATCCTTCTCCAAATGATATCAAAAGAACAGCTGAAAGAGTTTCTGGTGCTGAATTAGACTGGTATTTGGTTGATTGGGCCGAAACTGCCAATACAATTGATTACGGAATCAAAGATGTTGCCGATAATTCAGGTAAAACAACCGTTAGTTTAGAGAGAATTGGCAGAATGCCAATGCCAATTGATTTAACTGTTGAATATACTGACGGAACTTCTGAGAGTTTCTACATTCCGTTAAGAATGATGAATTTTATTAAACCAAATCCAAATCCAAACGTAAAAAGAACAGTTCTGGATGACTGGGCTTGGGCAATGTCAAACTACAGTTTTACAATTGATAAAAATAAAACGGCAATCAAAAAAATCACGATTGATCCAAGCGGATTAATGGCTGATATTAAAGCCGCGAATAATGTTTATGAAGTGAAATAAGCTTTATTTAAACGCATAAAAAAAGTCTCGTTTATTATTAAACGAGACTTTTTATTTTTAGATCTTAAGATTATTTAGCTAAATGCTCTAACATATCTTTGGTCATGGTTTCAAGATCAAAAGTATGTTTCCAGCCCCAATCTTTTCTAGCTTCAGAATCGTCGATACTTGCCGGCCAGCTGTCCGCGATTTTCTGACGGAAATCAGGCTCATAAGTAATCGTAAACTCAGGAATATGCTTTTTAATTTCATTAGCAATTTCAGTTGGAGTAAAACTCATTGCTGCTAAATTGTATGAAGAATGTATTTTAATTTCCTCAGCCGGAGCTTTCATGATATTAATGGTTGCGTCAATTGCATCATCCATATACATCATAGGCATTTTTGTTTCTGATGATAAAAAGCACTCGTATTTTTTATCGGCAATAGCCTTATAGAAAATATCAACAGCATAATCAGTAGTTCCACCACCAGGAGGCGTTGACCAGCTAATTAAACCGGGATAACGGATGCTTCGAACATCAACACCATAAATATTGTGGTAATATTCAC from uncultured Flavobacterium sp. includes:
- a CDS encoding leucine-rich repeat domain-containing protein encodes the protein MKTKIDLNQNHTINNRNLYHMRKILLLLLIFSCLQIKAQCWKTGAAGYNHTIAVRTDGTLWTWGSNDQGQLGNSTPTTINIPTKIGIANDWKTVAAGWAHTVALKADGSLWAWGYGGLGQIGNGSYTTNFNPPQQIGTSKNWQTIVAGYGHTVALKTDGTLWAWGNNFSGQLGNGTTLDKNIPTQVGTANDWQNVVAGKLHTVALKKDGTLWAWGKNTLGALGDGTTTNSRVPKQIGTATNWKTIAAGSDHTIATKTDGTLWIWGDNTYGALGDGTTTTKNVPTQIGTSTDWKTVDGGVNYTIAIKTDGSLWAWGFNSDGEFGNGTKINSLIPVQIGTESNWQMIDGGSIHTVAMKTDESLWAWGSNSLGQLGDGTSIDKNIPTVLNCLGSLIIKTSQDNITCFGDTNGSASITSVSGGTAPYTYLWSNGKTTSSITGLNAGEYSCTVTDAASLSITKIFTITQPTILNSTVTNTNASCNSNNGSLTVIATGGTPPYLYAISPVFNYQTSNVFAGLSPGIYTVNTTDTKGCITTNSIVVDASNTSPPTANAQSFNTSATIADLKAVGSNLKWFDVPTGGSALGLSTSLQTGKYYVSQTINGCESLRLVVDVTIISAPGNGQIPTNGLIAYYPFNGNANDTSGNGSNGTVTAATLTSDRFGNSNTAYSFDGVNSYIDAVIPNIPQNNSLRTISGWFKTSDAFSDPNKYEVSIFNYGTLAKLQRLSLSIYSKGYLQMISGTNLSTDDFYVNNFDYSNNDWYFFTLTYDGTKLSVYANGKFVSEKAVNLNTVDNIFRIGQRISGDNVKEGFKGTIDDIAIWNRVLTPEEISAMYVPANTNNYTLIPDSNFEQKLINLGIDTDGLNGKVLTYNISTVKFLDLTKSNISDLTGIQDFVSLTDLYCGQNSLTTLNVSKNTALTTLDCNNNRITSLDVSNNIALLNLSCYANQLTALDVKVNTALTKLDSGSNKYTALDVSSNTALTFLGCNTSQLTSLDVSKNTALNLLDCRENKLTHLDVSKITTLTELYCQSNQLTNLDVSKNKALEFLNCAKNQLTTLDVSINTALVGLYSNSNQLTSLNLKNANNVKFAYLSLIGNPNLSCIQVDDVNYSNANWSAKKDAGATFNTLCEAYTLIPDINFEKALIAKGIDTGTTDGMVLTSSIESITELNLYYSNISDLTGIQNFKALTSLNVMSNKLSTVDLSKNLALNYLLINHNDLTTLDISNNTALENLVASNNKLQNIDVSKNLKLKYFTCSSNQLTTIDVSNNKELILLSCQLNQLKSLDLSQNKNLALFTCSENKTLTNVDLRNGNNKNMQIAPYVIDFTKNPSLTCILVDNALYSNENWTNFKEKSASFSTVDCSQITAIPDPAFEDKLIYLQIDTDGKNGTVLNTSISNISTLNIENSNIKNLTGINGFSGLSTLNCSSNLLTALDLSHNKTLTFLDCGSNNLTSLNIKNGNNKNLDLNSNFTKNPDLTCISVDDEVYANQKWAGIKDGVANYNLDCTNYTLIPDSAFEQKLIDLGIDKDGLNGKITTADISTITYLDLSNSNITDLTGIEKFTALTYLDCNSNNIKTIDVSKNKSLTKLALHGNQLTSLDVTANTQLYNLTFSMNQISTIDLSQNKNLHYLIADRNLLSNIDLSANNELEILYCGNNNLTALNLSNLVNLTFLDCGLNNLRQLNLSTNTKLTELFCYNDQLTSLDLSTNVLLKTLNATANQLTTLDLSHNPLLTLVFLELNPLTSLNVQNGNNVNFILPSKTNKKASAALYTSFLKNKSLSCIQVDNVEYSNANWANIKEPNATYSSTCKSLGIEDSVFDKVVVYPNPTKGEININNATLEKATVYNTLGQLVRSFTLSSTNTNHKIDLTGLSKGVYYIYLINQDAASVKKVIVE
- a CDS encoding S8 family peptidase; the encoded protein is MSHIKPFTLSAWVLLALAGSATAQAQVSTSKQAITAPLAIVKKAPLSENELKRWSHLDLIKDSIPGMSVDRAYAELLQGKTGKKVIVGIVDSGVDIEHPDLQGMIWTNPKEIPGNGIDDDKNGFIDDVHGWNFLGDAVHENLEMTRIVKKGDDGSAQYKAALAQYEEKSSKVLEDKQQVDFLLDVHNTIKKELNKTTYKLEDLSTITSTDPKVVRSKMIMTQIFTNGGPTFDPEAELEDYRESVYDQFNYNLNKDYDGRKIVGDNPEDIKNTHYGNNVVFGPDKEKALHGTHVAGIIGQIRGNNLGGDGVSNNVEILTVRAVPDGDEYDKDIALAIRYAVDNGAKVINGSFGKSFSPHKQWVYDAIKYAAKKDVLIVHAAGNDGYNIDETKNINYPNDSEDNIKEFANNVITIGAINNHYGETVVAGFSNFGKINVDVFAPGEEIYATVPNNKYKYLQGTSMASPNAAGVAALIRSYYPKLKAAQVKQILMDSGVALPSKVVLGENPNRDEKAVAVSSAESSRTAKMVNAYNALLMAEKMSKK
- a CDS encoding M1 family metallopeptidase, encoding MRKIIVLSFLSLGLNSVFAQNAPYWQQHVDYKMEVSMDVKNYQYKGKQELVYTNNSPDTLRKVFYHLYPNAFQPGSEMDARLHSIKDPDGRMVSKVKDADGKEVKQSRIETLKPNEIGYLKITNLKQDGVTAQTRTSGTILEVTLAKPILPNSTTTFTLDFDGQVPVQIRRSGRNNSEGVELSMSQWYPKLAEFDFEGWHADPYIAREFHGVWGNFDVKITIDKDYTIGGSGYLQDKNQIGHGYEDAGVTVVYPKKTKTLTWHFIAPMVHDFTWAADKEYVHDIVKGPNDVDLHYFYKNNPKTAENWKKLEPLMAKVMDFYNHKVGAYPYKQYSFIQGGDGGMEYAMCTLMLGNGTLEGILGTATHEMGHSWFQHILASNESKHPWMDEGFTTYIEDMALNELKGDKKVENPFKGNYAAYYKLVESGKEQPQTTHGDRYDENRPYSISSYVKGSIFLSQLEYVIGKDNVDATLKRYYNDFKFKHPSPNDIKRTAERVSGAELDWYLVDWAETANTIDYGIKDVADNSGKTTVSLERIGRMPMPIDLTVEYTDGTSESFYIPLRMMNFIKPNPNPNVKRTVLDDWAWAMSNYSFTIDKNKTAIKKITIDPSGLMADIKAANNVYEVK
- a CDS encoding L-threonine 3-dehydrogenase is translated as MNPKILIIGACGQIGTELTQKLRKLYGTENVIASDIRKLNTDVVNSGPFEVVNALDFNQIEHLVELHKITDIYLMAALLSATAEKNPAFAWDLNMNSLFHVLNLAKAQKVKKIFWPSSIAVFGPTTPKENTPQYTVMEPSTVYGISKQAGERWCEYYHNIYGVDVRSIRYPGLISWSTPPGGGTTDYAVDIFYKAIADKKYECFLSSETKMPMMYMDDAIDATINIMKAPAEEIKIHSSYNLAAMSFTPTEIANEIKKHIPEFTITYEPDFRQKIADSWPASIDDSEARKDWGWKHTFDLETMTKDMLEHLAK